One genomic region from Populus nigra chromosome 8, ddPopNigr1.1, whole genome shotgun sequence encodes:
- the LOC133701583 gene encoding protein CHROMATIN REMODELING 4-like isoform X1, which produces MKDNGSTSSKMISRNWVLKRKRKKILYGRVVSTSKEDNLESPRNTSAAKRRPKSELSSDLSTSKKKGNDGYYYECVICDLGGNLLCCDSCPRVYHLQCLDPPLKRIPMGKWQCPKCSKKSDPLKSINPLGSISKRARTKIVTTNSRTGVKSSVADKVSALFGSSIVSKRRSSCKGKSVLKVGSKSVEKDPDSLLHVSSSSKPSDPSALGSVDGTSLHVNIDEKKPPASPKESSAGKKSISLADELSSRSKLTESEPNNECSGEKLVLSCDNGSPRKKIVLAIGATSENRKRKLEGCSVVSFKKHRTNKGKRTSKKHRSKTNTASSGTHKSNQKQKAVNHEVSVFLSAEDVELKNLDLHKDEKNPVEVAQTLEESYKAEVHVEETQKCEDIIMTELQQVDRVLGCRIQGDNTSSSCVTFQITKNDQLSDELLIPEFENGHLEVKAVCDVDSDVGIAENHVEGHPDIIESSEKDVSVKNDIKVDTIRVYRRSASKDCKGGNNKDLLGKDGKDSGSGGISGTDQDESAITTEVTAKRHENPVIEETTDFCLKGSRVQISEVCETHVSPKIKDRKEDVEMKTCGGENKVLKPTMEEPICVNKGTTVYEFLVKWVGRSHIHNSWISESQLKVLAKRKLENYKAKYGNAVINICEEKWKQPQRVIALRGYEGSREAFVKWTGLPYDECTWESVDDPILKKSVRLINQFDQLEHRALEKDSARDDLRKGRCDGLQNEIATLVEQPEELKGGSLFPHQLEALNWLRKCWHRSKNVILADEMGLGKTVSACAFISSLYFELKVSLPCLVLVPLSTMPNWLSEFALWAPNLNVVEYHGCAKARAMIRQYEWHASNPNEMNKKTTSYKFNVLLTTYEMVLADSTYLRGVPWEVLVVDEGHRLKNSGSKLFNLLNTFSFQHRVLLTGTPLQNNIGEMYNLLNFLQPASFPSLSSFEEKFNDLTTTEKVEELKKLVAPHMLRRLKKDAMQNIPPKTERIVPVELSSIQAEYYRAMLTKNYQMLRNIGKGVAQQSMLNIVMQLRKICNHPYLIPGTEPDSGSLEFLHEMRIKASAKLTLLHSMLKILYKEGHRVLIFSQMTKLLDILEDYLNIEFGPKTYERVDGSVSVSDRQTAIARFNQDKSRFVFLLSTRSCGLGINLASADTVIIYDSDFNPHSDIQAMNRAHRIGQSNRLLVYRLVVRASVEERILQLARKKLVLDQLFVNKSGSQKEVEDILRWGTEELFSDSSSMNGKDNSENNINKDKDDAIADLEQKQRKRGGGLGDVYQDKCTDCGNKIVWDENAISKLLDRSNLQFATTDAAEGDFENDMLGSVKSLEWNDETTEEQGGAESPVVVDDTCGQNPERKEENVVNVTEESEWDRLLRVRWEKYQTEEEAALGRGKRLRKAVSYREAYAPHPNETLSESGGEEDREPEVEPEREYTPAGRVLKAKYAKLRARQKERLAQRNSIEVFHPNEGPPIPELVPHCRPANNTDGNQAVEFAQQGRDKKSFVIDLEDYEFTQPDATRSNADATIKSGHLSNHKLRGHLDLSINSLGHPSDTKLPAHQNQGMGNANLLLSNNLLPVLGLCAPNANQLDLLHKNSSRSKGRQSKPVTGPEFPFSLPPCSGTSIETDVKHQETTSDKPKLLDASAEVLQQRLKNNLSDGWHPFSPCPPPISHGKDSDRLEGSSSSFAGFQEKMSLPNLPFDEKLLPRFPLPSKSIPSTYHDLLPSLSLGRRLEAVNDSMRDLPAMPLLPNLKFHPQDAIRYNQLEKEVPPTLGLGQMPSSFPSFPENHRKVLENIIMRTGSGSSSLYSKKSKVDVWSEDELDFLWVGVRRYGRGNWDAMLRDPRLKFSKYKTSEDLAVRWEEEQLKFLDGSAFPLLKTLKATKSSKSSLFPSIPEGMMTRALHGSRPSKFQSHLTDMKLGFGDLSSSLPHFEPLDQLSLRNEHFSPIPTWNPDELQANFVGDSSAGPSLHVSSEKPFLLSSFGASNLATLGLNSSTSFDIQRREEEYETMKYGKLPSLLDKSVHISRDSQNNVGIGELSNSGLFLHPSKFLNPINSKGKEVVGSSSSNKLPHWLREAVTAPVKPPEPELPPTVSAIAQSVRVLYGENQPTIPPFVIPGPPPSQPKDPRWILRKKKKRRSHMFRQFPLDTGGSTQDFRYGIHGCNVASTSIPPSLVPETSGRPWNESDLNLPLPSLSKMNSLTSSAYLNVQKKTTMGLSPSPEVLQLVASCVAPGPHLTSGSGTTSSSIHESKVPMRKSPGQVGMSDSQVASEERKDTERLPPQVQSMLPEKRPDQPDSGDSSKTESDFSPIKKPDVEDISSEGTVSDHPLSDHEP; this is translated from the exons ATGAAGGATAACGGCTCAACAAGTAGCAAAATGATAAGCAGAAACTGGGTCTTGAAGCGAAAACGAAAAAAGATTCTATATGGACGAGTTGTTTCTACTAGTAAAGAAGATAACCTGGAGTCTCCAAGGAATACTTCTGCTGCTAAACGCAGGCCAAAGAGTGAACTAAGTTCTGATCTATCTACATCcaagaagaaaggaaatgatGGG TATTACTATGAATGTGTAATATGTGATCTTGGTGGCAACTTGTTGTGCTGTGATAGCTGTCCCCGAGTGTATCATCTACAGTGCCTTGATCCACCTCTAAAG CGCATTCCAATGGGAAAATGGCAATGCCCAAAGTGCTCTAAAAAAAGTGACCCGCTGAAGTCCATTAACCCACTGGGTTCCATTTCAAAACGTGCAAGAACAAAAATTGTCACTACAAATTCTAGGACTGGAGTAAAGTCATCAGTCGCTGACAAAGTATCTGCTCTTTTCGGAAGCTCCATTGTCTCCAAGCGAAGGTCCTCCTGCAAAGGGAAATCTGTTCTAAAAGTAGGATCCAAATCCGTGGAAAAAGACCCAGATTCCTTGTTACATGTATCTTCTAGCTCCAAGCCAAGTGATCCATCTGCTCTTGGTTCTGTAGATGGCACTTCATTGCATGTGAACATTGATGAAAAGAAACCTCCTGCATCTCCAAAGGAGTCATCAGCAGGGAAGAAATCAATTTCCCTTGCTGACGAACTTTCGTCTCGTTCTAAACTTACTGAATCCGAGCCAAATAATGAATGTTCTGGTGAGAAGCTTGTCTTGTCTTGCGATAATGGATctccaagaaagaaaattgtTCTTGCAATTGGTGCAACCTCTGAGAACAGGAAAAGAAAGCTTGAAGGCTGTAGTGTGGTCAGTTTTAAGAAGCACAGGACCAACAAGGGAAAACGCACTTCCAAAAAACATAGATCCAAAACCAATACTGCAAGTTCCGGGACTCATAAATCGAACCAGAAACAGAAAGCTGTTAATCATGAGGTTTCTGTATTTTTGTCAGCAGAAGATGTTGAACTCAAGAACTTAGATTTGCACAAGGatgag AAGAATCCCGTGGAAGTTGCACAAACATTAGAAGAGTCATATAAAGCAGAGGTTCATGTGGAAGAAACCCAGAAATGTGAAGATATTATCATGACCGAACTTCAGCAG GTTGATCGGGTATTGGGTTGTCGGATTCAAGGTGATAATACAAGCTCGTCATGTGTTACATTTCAGATTACCAAAAATGACCAGCTTTCTGATGAATTGCTTATTCCAGagtttgaaaatggacacctaGAGGTAAAAGCTGTTTGTGATGTGGATTCAGATGTGGGGATTGCTGAAAATCATGTCGAGGGTCATCCTGACATTATTGAAAGTTCTGAGAAGGATGTAAGTGTGAAGAATGACATCAAAGTGGACACAATACGTGTATACAGAAGATCTGCAAGCAAAGACTGTAAAGGAGGGAACAACAAGGATTTACTAGGGAAGGATGGAAAGGATTCAGGTTCTGGAGGCATAAGTGGTACGGATCAAGATGAATCTGCAATAACGACAGAAGTAACAGCGAAAAGACATGAAAATCCTGTGATTGAAGAAACCACtgatttttgtttgaaaggCTCTAGGGTTCAAATTTCTGAAGTTTGTGAAACGCATGTCTCTCCTAAAATTAAAGACAGAAAAGAAGATGTGGAAATGAAAACTTGTGGTGGTGAAAATAAAGTACTGAAGCCTACCATGGAAGAACCAATATGTGTGAACAAAGGGACAACAGTTTATGAATTCCTAGTTAAGTGGGTGGGGAGGTCTCATATACATAACAGTTGGATTTCAGAATCCCAGCTAAAAGTTCTTGCAAAGAGAAAACTAGAGAATTATAAGGCTAAGTATGGAAATGCTGTGATAAATATCTGTGAGGAGAAGTGGAAGCAGCCCCAGCGGGTAATTGCTCTCCGTGGTTATGAGGGCAGCAGGGAAGCTTTTGTAAAATGGACTGGTCTTCCTTATGACGAATGCACTTGGGAAAGTGTGGACGATCCTATTCTCAAAAAATCAGTTCGTCTGATCAATCAGTTTGATCAACTTGAACACCGGGCGTTGGAAAAAGATTCTGCAAGGGATGATCTACGGAAAGGGAGGTGTGATGGTCTGCAAAATGAAATTGCTACTCTGGTGGAGCAACCAGAGGAGCTAAAAGGAGGCTCCTTGTTCCCTCACCAGCTTGAGGCATTGAATTGGTTGCGGAAGTGTTGGCATAGATCCAAAAATGTGATACTTGCTGATGAGATGGGGCTGGGAAAAACAGTATCTGCTTGtgcttttatttcatctttgtattttgagctcaaagtttctCTTCCCTGCTTGGTCTTGGTTCCACTTTCGACAATGCCTAACTGGCTCTCTGAGTTTGCACTGTGGGCTCCCAACTTAAATGTTGTGGAGTACCATGGGTGTGCAAAAGCAAGGGCCATGATTCGCCAGTATGAATGGCATGCTAGTAATCCCAATGAGATGAATAAGAAAACCACTTCCTACAAATTTAATGTTCTTTTAACTACTTATGAAATGGTTCTTGCAGATTCCACTTATTTGCGTGGAGTTCCTTGGGAAGTTCTTGTAGTTGATGAGGGCCATAGACTTAAGAATTCAGGGAGCAAGCTGTTCAATTTGCTCAATACGTTCTCTTTCCAACACCGTGTTCTTTTGACTGGTACCCCTCTTCAGAATAACATTGGTGAGATGTATAATTTGCTCAATTTCTTACAGCCAGCTTCATTCCCCTCTTTATCTTCCTTTGAGGAGAAATTTAATGATCTCACAACGACTGAAAAAGTGGAAGAACTGAAGAAACTTGTTGCACCACATATGTTAAGAAGGCTTAAAAAGGATGCTATGCAAAATATCCCCCCCAAGACGGAACGAATAGTTCCTGTTGAGTTGTCTTCTATCCAAGCTGAATATTACCGAGCAATGCTAACGAAGAATTATCAAATGTTACGAAACATTGGGAAAGGAGTTGCACAACAATCGATGCTAAACATTGTGATGCAGCTGAGAAAAATTTGCAATCATCCATATCTCATACCAGGTACTGAGCCTGATTCTGGGTCATTAGAATTTCTTCATGAAATGCGAATAAAAGCTTCGGCCAAGCTGACTCTGCTGCATTCCATGCTCAAGATCTTATACAAGGAAGGGCATAGagttctaattttttcacaaatgACCAAGCTTCTTGATATCCTTGAGGATTATTTGAACATAGAGTTCGGCCCTAAAACATATGAGAGAGTGGATGGTTCTGTATCAGTCTCTGATCGCCAGACAGCAATTGCAAGATTTAACCAAGATAAAAGTCGATTTGTTTTCCTGTTGTCGACGCGCTCATGCGGCCTTGGAATCAATTTAGCATCCGCTGACACTGTCATTATTTATGATTCCGATTTCAACCCACATTCTGATATCCAAGCTATGAATCGAGCACATCGAATTGGGCAATCCAATAGACTTCTGGTGTACAGGCTTGTTGTTCGTGCCAGTGTTGAAGAGCGCATCTTGCAACTTGCTAGAAAGAAACTAGTGCTTGATCAGCTCTTTGTGAATAAGTCTGGGTCTCAGAAAGAAGTGGAAGATATTCTACGATGGGGAACTGAAGAACTTTTTAGTGATTCTTCAAGCATGAATGGGAAAGATAACAGTGAGAATAATATCAACAAAGATAAAGATGATGCAATAGCAGATCTGGAGCAAAAGCAGAGGAAGAGGGGTGGTGGCCTTGGGGATGTGTATCAGGATAAATGTACAGATTGTGGCAACAAGATTGTGTGGGATGAAAATGCAATATCAAAGTTACTTGACCGCTCAAACCTCCAGTTTGCAACAACTGATGCTGCTGAAGGAGATTTTGAGAATGATATGCTTGGCTCAGTAAAG TCCTTGGAATGGAATGACGAAACAACAGAAGAGCAAGGGGGAGCTGAATCGCCAGTTGTGGTTGATGATACCTGTGGACAAAATCCTGAAAGGAAAGAGGAGAATGTGGTAAATGTCACTGAAGAAAGTGAATGGGACAGGCTTTTGCGTGTAAG ATGGGAGAAGTATCAAACTGAGGAGGAAGCTGCTCTTGGTCGAGGGAAACGCTTGAGGAAAGCTGTCTCTTACAGGGAAGCTTATGCTCCGCACCCAAACGAAACATTGAGTGAG AGTGGTGGTGAAGAGGACCGGGAACCAGAAGTGGAGCCTGAGCGGGAATATACACCAGCTGGAAGAGTTCTAAAGGCAAAATA TGCTAAGCTTCGTGCTAGACAAAAAGAACGCCTTGCTCAGCGGAATTCAATTGAAGTATTTCATCCTAATGAGGGGCCTCCTATACCTGAGTTGGTTCCTCATTGTCGTCCTGCCAACAACACGGATGGGAATCAGGCAGTGGAGTTTGCTCAACAAGGCAGGGATAAAAAGTCTTTTGTGATTGACTTAGAGGATTATGAGTTCACTCAGCCAGATGCAACAAGGAGTAATGCCGATGCAACCATAAAGTCGGGCCACCTATCTAATCATAAGTTGAGAGGTCATCTGGATCTCTCTATTAACTCTCTTGGACACCCCTCTGACACAAAACTTCCAGCTCACCAAAATCAGGGCATGGGCAATGCAAACTTGCTTCTTTCCAACAACCTGTTACCAGTTCTAGGACTCTGTGCTCCCAACGCCAACCAATTGGATTTGTTGCACAAAAACTCTTCAAGATCCAAGGGTCGACAAAGCAAGCCAGTGACTGGGCCAGAATTTCCATTTAGTCTACCTCCTTGCTCTGGAACATCAATTGAGACGGATGTAAAACATCAGGAGACTACATCAGACAAGCCAAAATTGCTAGATGCATCAGCTGAAGTTTTGCAACAACGtcttaaaaataacttatcaGATGGTTGGCACCCGTTTAGTCCG TGTCCACCACCTATATCACATGGGAAAGATTCTGATCGTTTGGAAGGTTCCAGTTCCAGTTTTGCTGGTTTTCAGGAAAAGATGTCACTGCCAAACTTGCCTTTTGATGAGAAATTGCTGCCCAGATTCCCACTTCCTTCCAAGAGCATACCTAGTACATACCATGACTTACTACCCAGCTTGTCCCTGGGGAGAAGACTTGAAGCTGTAAATGACTCTATGAGAGACCTTCCAGCAATGCCATTGTTGCCCAATTTGAAATTTCACCCTCAAGATGCAATAAGATATAATCAGCTGGAGAAGGAGGTTCCTCCCACACTGGGTTTGGGTCAGATGCCATCCTCTTTTCCATCATTTCCTGAAAACCACAGAAAGGTACTTGAGAACATAATAATGAGGACTGGCTCTGGATCCAGTAGCTTGTACagtaagaaatcaaaagtagaTGTCTGGTCTGAGGATGAACTTGATTTCCTTTGGGTTGGTGTTCGGAGATATGGAAGGGGTAATTGGGATGCCATGCTTAGAGACCCCAGGTTAAAATTCTCGAAGTACAAAACTTCAGAAGATTTAGCAGTTAGGTGGGAGGAGGAGCAACTCAAGTTTTTGGATGGGTCTGCTTTCCCATTGCTAAAGACACTGAAGGCAACAAAGTCCTCCAAATCATCCTTGTTTCCCAGCATTCCTGAGGGAATGATGACACGGGCTTTGCATGGAAGCAGACCGTCAAAGTTTCAATCGCATCTGACAGACATGAAATTGGGTTTTGGTGATCTGTCTTCTAGCCTGCCACATTTTGAGCCATTGGATCAACTTAGTTTGCGGAATGAGCATTTTAGCCCAATTCCAACTTGGAATCCAGATGAACTGCAGGCGAATTTTGTTGGAGATTCTTCAGCGGGACCTTCTTTGCATGTTTCCTCTGAAAAGCCATTTCTGCTCAGTTCTTTTGGAGCAAGCAACTTGGCTACTCTTGGTTTGAATTCCTCAACCAGCTTTGATATACAGCGAAGAGAGGAAGAATATGAAACCATGAAGTACGGAAAATTGCCTAGTCTTCTGGATAAATCAGTACACATATCACGGGATTCCCAGAATAATGTGGGAATTGGTGAATTAAGCAATTCAGGTTTGTTCTTGCACCCAAGTAAATTCCTGAATCCAATAAATTCAAAGGGTAAAGAGGTAGTTGGAAGCAGTTCCTCTAACAAGTTGCCTCATTGGCTTCGGGAAGCTGTTACTGCCCCTGTTAAACCGCCTGAACCTGAGCTGCCACCCACTGTATCAGCAATAGCACAATCAGTTCGTGTACTATATGGAGAAAATCAGCCAACTATTCCTCCATTTGTTATTCCCGGTCCACCTCCCTCCCAACCAAAGGATCCAAGATGgattttgaggaagaaaaagaagcgGAGGTCACATATGTTCAGGCAGTTCCCCCTAGATACCGGGGGAAGTACCCAGGATTTTAGATACGGCATCCATGGCTGTAATGTTGCTTCCACCTCTATCCCTCCATCGTTAGTTCCTGAAACTTCAGGCCGCCCATGGAATGAGTCTGACCTTAACCTGCCTCTTCCTAGTTTAAGCAAGATGAATTCATTGACTTCATCTGCTTATTTAAACGTACAGAAGAAAACAACCATGGGATTATCCCCCTCTCCTGAAGTTCTTCAATTGGTGGCATCCTGTGTTGCTCCAGGCCCACATTTAACCTCTGGTTCTGGTACAACAAGTTCAAGCATCCATGAAAGTAAAGTGCCCATGCGAAAATCTCCTGGCCAAGTTGGAATGTCAGATTCACAAGTTGCTTCGGAAGAACGCAAGGATACAGAGCGGTTGCCACCTCAGGTGCAGAGCATGCTTCCAGAGAAGAGACCAGACCAACCTGATAGTGGTGATTCAAGCAAGACCGAGTCAGATTTTTCTCCAATAAAAAAGCCTGATGTAGAGGACATATCTTCTGAGGGAACTGTATCAGATCATCCTTTGAGTGATCATGAACCGTAG